The following coding sequences are from one Epilithonimonas vandammei window:
- a CDS encoding 5-formyltetrahydrofolate cyclo-ligase, protein MNLSLTKKELRTIYKEKRMALSQDEVHFLSQKILDQFILQFNIIENQKVNIFLSIEKLKEVNTQIFIDYFFENKIRVFVPKIQGENMISVEIFPNSEFEINDWGIKEPISNIDANVELDYVLTPLLYCDQFGNRVGYGKGFYDSFFSRDLKIHKKIALNFFSPNEGIADVFQKDVALDGLITPSEYIDFTVK, encoded by the coding sequence ATGAATCTTAGTCTTACAAAAAAGGAACTTCGAACGATTTATAAAGAGAAAAGAATGGCCTTATCGCAAGATGAGGTCCATTTTTTGTCTCAAAAAATCCTTGATCAGTTTATTTTACAATTTAATATTATTGAAAATCAAAAAGTTAACATTTTTTTATCAATTGAAAAATTGAAAGAAGTCAATACTCAAATTTTCATTGATTATTTTTTTGAAAATAAAATAAGAGTTTTTGTACCGAAAATTCAAGGTGAAAATATGATTTCGGTGGAGATTTTTCCTAATTCAGAATTTGAAATTAACGATTGGGGAATCAAAGAGCCTATTTCTAATATTGATGCTAATGTTGAATTAGACTACGTTTTAACGCCATTATTGTACTGTGACCAATTTGGAAATAGAGTTGGCTATGGAAAAGGTTTCTATGATTCTTTCTTTTCAAGAGATTTGAAGATTCATAAAAAAATTGCTCTAAACTTCTTTTCTCCGAATGAAGGCATCGCAGATGTTTTTCAGAAAGATGTAGCTTTAGATGGTTTGATTACACCTTCAGAATATATAGATTTCACTGTTAAATAA
- a CDS encoding IS1182 family transposase has product MNFKHYNQNQLVLFPYSFEDLIPENHPVRIVNDILEKVNIDPLLKAYSKEGNPSYHPVMMLKVMVFAYMNNIYSSRKIEKALRENINFMWLSNMSIVDHNTVNRFRTHKLEAAFKNIFSQVVLLLAEEGLVSLKQVFVDGTKIEAQAGRYTFVWANAIKTNKEKMLRQLEELWKYAQSVAKEEDKDPEPPGFKEISKEKIRQTAENINAKLKGSGGKTDSDKKAKAKLNYIKKNFEKNLDKYEAQEAILAERNSYSKTDEDATFMRMKDDHMMNGQLKPAYNAQISTENQIIVNYTIHQQTNDINTLERHLENFEKLFGKKRMEELEELTADAGYGSEQNYELLEQNNITPFVKYNTFDKEQNARYQAKHKIFSKENLHYNGEDDFYVCPMGQKMEKTHESTRKTKTGYPQKLSHYQAKNCDGCPIRGVCHSSKENRSIERNHHLEDYKEKIRKLLNSEKGIKKRKQRSVEVEPVFAHLKHCNNFKRFTLKGLKKVELEFGLHALAHNLRKKVA; this is encoded by the coding sequence ATGAATTTTAAGCATTACAATCAAAATCAGTTGGTTTTGTTTCCTTATAGTTTTGAGGATTTGATTCCCGAAAATCATCCTGTTCGGATCGTTAATGATATTTTGGAGAAGGTAAACATTGACCCACTCCTGAAAGCTTACAGCAAAGAAGGAAATCCCAGTTATCATCCTGTGATGATGCTCAAGGTGATGGTTTTTGCGTATATGAACAATATTTATTCATCGCGGAAAATCGAAAAAGCGCTTCGTGAAAACATCAACTTCATGTGGCTCTCCAACATGAGCATCGTGGATCACAATACCGTGAACCGTTTTCGTACCCATAAACTTGAAGCCGCCTTCAAAAATATTTTCTCACAGGTGGTTTTGCTTTTGGCAGAAGAAGGTTTGGTGAGCCTGAAACAGGTGTTTGTAGACGGAACCAAAATTGAAGCACAGGCGGGTCGCTACACTTTTGTCTGGGCAAATGCCATCAAAACCAACAAAGAAAAAATGCTTCGTCAGCTGGAAGAGCTCTGGAAATACGCTCAAAGTGTGGCAAAGGAAGAAGATAAAGACCCTGAACCGCCGGGGTTCAAAGAGATCAGCAAAGAAAAAATCCGGCAAACGGCAGAAAATATCAATGCCAAATTAAAAGGCAGCGGGGGTAAAACCGATTCCGACAAAAAAGCCAAAGCCAAACTGAATTACATTAAAAAAAATTTTGAGAAAAACCTCGATAAATACGAAGCTCAGGAAGCTATTTTAGCAGAGCGGAATTCCTACAGCAAGACCGATGAAGATGCTACTTTCATGAGAATGAAGGACGATCACATGATGAATGGACAGCTCAAACCGGCTTATAATGCACAGATTTCCACAGAGAATCAAATCATCGTCAATTATACCATCCATCAGCAAACCAATGATATCAATACTTTGGAGCGTCATTTGGAAAATTTTGAGAAATTGTTTGGTAAAAAAAGAATGGAAGAGTTGGAAGAACTCACTGCTGATGCGGGGTACGGAAGCGAGCAGAACTACGAATTATTGGAACAGAACAATATTACACCATTTGTAAAATACAATACTTTCGACAAAGAGCAGAATGCCCGTTATCAGGCGAAACACAAGATTTTCAGCAAAGAAAATCTGCATTACAACGGGGAAGACGATTTTTACGTTTGTCCGATGGGACAAAAGATGGAAAAAACGCACGAAAGCACGCGCAAAACCAAGACCGGTTATCCTCAAAAGCTCTCCCATTATCAGGCTAAAAACTGCGATGGATGCCCAATTAGAGGCGTTTGCCACAGTTCCAAAGAAAACCGAAGCATCGAACGGAACCATCATTTGGAAGATTACAAAGAGAAAATACGAAAACTTTTAAACAGTGAAAAAGGCATTAAAAAAAGAAAACAACGCTCGGTTGAAGTAGAACCTGTGTTTGCACATCTCAAACATTGCAATAATTTTAAGCGGTTTACCCTCAAAGGTCTGAAAAAAGTAGAATTGGAGTTCGGTTTACACGCTTTAGCACACAATCTAAGAAAGAAAGTTGCCTAA
- a CDS encoding IS256 family transposase, variant Zn-binding type, which yields MDVIRWGSQAGKQRFKCKSCGIFFTNNRPEQRLRNRFVWFRKWVLERQTYKTLCRDSGYSKDTLQRTFYQILESSPVLKIIKREKVNLRMDATYFAQFCLVAYQDDLDGYTQLIRFTDGEHYEEIKEDLANLLLLGVRLESITSDGDKSILKAIKKTDRNIIIQRCLVHIQRMCLIWLTKFPKHIAGQELRKHVLLLLKIETHNDRIWWTQELKEWYERHKDYINEKTINTETERYWYTHKLLRRSYFTIKRALPNMFHYLDNPKIPKTTNGIEGYFSHLKNHLDLHRGLTLKNRINFIKWYIYFSNEK from the coding sequence TTGGATGTTATCCGTTGGGGAAGTCAAGCGGGAAAACAGAGGTTTAAATGCAAAAGCTGCGGAATTTTTTTCACAAATAATCGTCCAGAACAAAGATTAAGAAACAGGTTTGTGTGGTTTAGGAAATGGGTGCTGGAAAGACAGACTTATAAGACTCTTTGCCGAGACAGTGGATACTCCAAGGATACGCTGCAAAGGACTTTTTATCAAATTCTGGAAAGCTCTCCAGTACTAAAAATCATCAAACGGGAAAAAGTCAACTTAAGAATGGATGCCACTTACTTTGCACAGTTTTGTTTGGTGGCTTATCAAGACGATCTCGACGGTTACACTCAATTAATCCGCTTCACAGACGGAGAACATTACGAGGAGATCAAAGAAGACCTGGCCAATCTTTTGTTGTTGGGAGTGAGGCTTGAAAGCATCACTTCTGATGGTGATAAAAGTATTTTGAAGGCGATCAAAAAAACCGACAGGAACATCATCATCCAAAGATGTTTGGTCCATATCCAGAGAATGTGCCTGATTTGGCTAACCAAATTCCCTAAACATATTGCAGGTCAAGAGTTGAGAAAACACGTTCTTTTATTGCTGAAAATCGAAACGCATAACGATCGAATCTGGTGGACACAGGAGTTGAAAGAGTGGTATGAGCGGCATAAAGACTATATCAATGAAAAAACTATTAACACAGAAACAGAACGGTATTGGTACACCCACAAACTATTGAGAAGATCATATTTTACTATAAAAAGGGCGCTTCCCAATATGTTTCATTATTTGGATAATCCAAAAATTCCAAAAACAACCAACGGAATCGAAGGGTACTTCAGTCATCTGAAAAACCACCTGGATCTGCACAGAGGATTAACGCTGAAAAACAGAATTAACTTCATCAAATGGTACATTTATTTTTCTAACGAAAAATAG